In a single window of the Nodularia spumigena CCY9414 genome:
- a CDS encoding GNAT family N-acetyltransferase: MGFWKTWFNSPESVATSKTTSFEERTGSVSGESSGNSASEASGKETRIVFSTERDIDLYELEELCDAVGWSRRPLRKVKKAIEHSFLVASMWQVRGNKRRLIGFARATSDHAFNATIWDVVVHPDFQGQGLGKALMKYVLKKLRSEEISNVTLFADPHVLDFYRGMGFMSDPEGIKGMFWYPH; the protein is encoded by the coding sequence ATGGGTTTTTGGAAAACTTGGTTTAATAGTCCTGAGTCTGTAGCAACAAGTAAAACTACCTCTTTTGAAGAACGTACAGGTTCTGTTTCGGGCGAGTCTAGCGGTAATAGCGCTAGTGAAGCTTCTGGGAAAGAAACTCGCATCGTTTTTAGTACGGAGCGAGATATTGACCTGTATGAACTAGAGGAACTTTGTGATGCAGTAGGTTGGTCGCGTCGTCCTTTAAGAAAAGTAAAAAAAGCCATTGAGCATAGTTTTCTTGTAGCCTCTATGTGGCAAGTGCGAGGAAACAAAAGACGGCTCATTGGTTTCGCTCGTGCTACTTCAGATCATGCGTTTAATGCCACTATTTGGGATGTGGTAGTTCACCCGGACTTTCAAGGTCAAGGACTGGGTAAGGCGCTGATGAAATACGTACTCAAAAAACTCAGAAGTGAGGAAATTAGCAATGTTACTCTCTTTGCTGACCCTCATGTTCTCGATTTTTATCGGGGTATGGGTTTCATGTCAGACCCAGAAGGCATTAAAGGTATGTTTTGGTATCCGCACTAA
- a CDS encoding Tic22 family protein — MKALVRWGATLGLVGSTLVGSVFVGNLPVLALSEEQIKIKLDAVPVYLITNKEGLPLSRPLPNAEKPGGSVTGVYMSRQEAQSFIKELQGAQGKDPKTQQMVKSLQVTAVPLGVIYQQLQQSKNQSERLLFAFKPVEQEIKGAMELLRKSGQQVNQFTSVPVFAVRFSPDQGYVPIQLKSDKEQLIPLFLSKQDAQGLLTQVKPKFPKADIQVIDIDGVIKTLQDKNDSWLNQVVLVPSQESREYIKTLPTENGNNSKPGRPQQR, encoded by the coding sequence ATGAAAGCATTAGTGCGCTGGGGCGCAACATTAGGGCTAGTCGGAAGTACATTAGTGGGATCGGTTTTTGTGGGGAATTTACCAGTGCTGGCTTTGTCAGAAGAGCAAATAAAAATCAAATTGGATGCAGTTCCTGTATATCTAATTACGAATAAAGAAGGTTTACCATTGAGTCGTCCCTTACCAAATGCTGAAAAACCTGGTGGTTCGGTAACAGGTGTTTATATGAGTCGCCAGGAAGCTCAAAGTTTTATTAAGGAACTGCAAGGGGCCCAAGGCAAAGATCCGAAAACGCAACAAATGGTGAAAAGCCTACAAGTAACAGCAGTGCCTCTAGGAGTTATTTATCAGCAATTACAACAAAGTAAAAACCAGTCAGAACGCCTGCTATTTGCCTTTAAACCTGTAGAACAGGAAATCAAGGGGGCAATGGAATTACTGCGTAAAAGTGGTCAACAGGTAAATCAGTTTACCAGTGTGCCTGTATTTGCTGTGAGATTTTCCCCAGACCAGGGTTATGTGCCTATTCAACTGAAATCTGACAAAGAGCAACTGATTCCTTTGTTTTTAAGTAAGCAAGATGCACAAGGCTTGTTAACCCAAGTGAAGCCAAAGTTTCCCAAAGCGGATATTCAGGTAATAGACATAGACGGGGTGATTAAAACTTTGCAGGATAAAAATGATAGTTGGCTAAACCAAGTTGTTTTAGTACCATCCCAAGAATCTAGAGAATATATCAAAACTTTGCCTACAGAGAACGGGAATAATTCCAAGCCTGGGAGACCCCAGCAACGTTAA
- the prmC gene encoding peptide chain release factor N(5)-glutamine methyltransferase — protein MTDKQLKVVSGVQLWRWRNSAIAQAISCDISPAEVDWLLLEVAGLDRLALRLESFKESPEIQMALPLEDLEQLWQRRLNERLPVQYITGVTPWRQFKIAVSNAVLIPRPETEYLIDLAVAAATKSGAAPFLNSGHWADLGTGSGAIALGLADAFPKATIHAVDYSPEALKIARDNARNLGFDNQIKFYQGSWWEPLAALKGEFSGMVSNPPYIPTSTVATLQPEVVKHEPHLALDGGSDGLDCIRQLIEISPGYLRPGGVWLIEMMAGQADTVRTLLAKQGSYCNIQIHADLAGIERFAIASIK, from the coding sequence ATGACAGATAAACAGCTAAAGGTAGTTTCCGGTGTACAGCTTTGGCGGTGGCGTAATAGTGCGATCGCCCAAGCCATTTCCTGTGACATTTCACCTGCTGAGGTAGATTGGTTACTTCTGGAAGTAGCTGGGTTAGACCGTTTGGCACTGCGTTTAGAATCTTTTAAAGAAAGTCCTGAAATTCAAATGGCGTTACCTTTAGAGGATTTAGAACAGTTGTGGCAAAGACGATTAAATGAACGCTTGCCGGTGCAGTATATTACTGGAGTTACGCCTTGGCGACAGTTTAAAATCGCCGTGTCAAATGCGGTGTTGATTCCCAGACCGGAAACTGAGTATTTAATTGATTTAGCTGTGGCGGCTGCGACTAAGAGTGGTGCAGCCCCATTCCTCAATTCCGGACACTGGGCTGATTTGGGTACTGGTAGCGGTGCGATCGCCTTGGGTTTAGCAGATGCTTTCCCAAAAGCGACAATTCACGCCGTTGATTACAGCCCAGAAGCTTTAAAAATTGCCCGTGACAATGCTCGTAATTTAGGTTTTGACAACCAAATCAAATTTTACCAAGGTTCCTGGTGGGAGCCGCTAGCAGCCCTAAAAGGTGAGTTTAGTGGGATGGTGTCTAACCCACCTTATATTCCCACCAGTACCGTGGCTACCCTGCAACCAGAAGTAGTCAAGCATGAACCACATCTAGCGCTGGATGGTGGTAGTGATGGCTTGGATTGTATTCGCCAGTTAATAGAAATCTCTCCTGGCTATTTGCGCCCTGGTGGTGTGTGGCTGATTGAAATGATGGCGGGACAAGCGGATACTGTGCGGACACTTTTAGCAAAACAAGGTAGCTACTGTAATATTCAAATTCACGCCGATTTAGCGGGGATTGAACGCTTTGCGATCGCTTCTATAAAATAA
- a CDS encoding L-threonylcarbamoyladenylate synthase: MTHVSLVDLIAGARAGLLVSFPTDTVPALAALPEKAGLIFAAKQRSQDKPLILMGASAEDLWPYVQGSENELKIWQDVANRHWPGALTLVLPASQKVPKQMNPTDPSTIGIRVPQSAIAQTILAQTGALATTSANFSGQQPLLKLAEIAEQFPEVLTLEPTQFNGEFSGIGVPSTVSKWTGRNWEILRQGTVKLSF, translated from the coding sequence ATGACTCACGTTTCTTTAGTTGATTTGATCGCCGGCGCACGTGCTGGCTTATTAGTCAGTTTTCCTACAGATACCGTCCCCGCACTCGCAGCTCTACCAGAAAAAGCCGGATTAATTTTTGCGGCTAAACAGCGCAGCCAAGATAAACCGCTAATTTTGATGGGGGCTAGTGCAGAGGATTTATGGCCTTATGTTCAGGGTAGTGAAAATGAGTTGAAAATTTGGCAAGATGTCGCAAATAGACATTGGCCGGGAGCGTTGACATTGGTCTTACCAGCTAGCCAGAAAGTTCCAAAACAGATGAATCCCACTGATCCTAGTACAATTGGGATTCGAGTTCCTCAGAGTGCGATCGCTCAAACTATTTTGGCACAAACAGGCGCTCTTGCCACCACTAGCGCCAATTTTTCCGGTCAACAGCCCTTACTCAAGTTAGCAGAAATTGCCGAGCAGTTTCCTGAAGTTCTGACTCTGGAACCGACACAATTTAACGGCGAATTTTCAGGAATTGGTGTACCTTCCACTGTGAGTAAATGGACGGGAAGAAACTGGGAAATCTTGCGCCAAGGTACAGTTAAATTAAGTTTTTAG
- a CDS encoding sensor histidine kinase, with product MNWSNFIYLGVGLILGLGVRGLFTRSLQNSSSLSPVKLGEQPQVLELQQQIKQTQLAYQMAQEMSLFKAGFLARTTHELRSPLNGLIGLHQLILEDLCENPEEEREFITQAHERALKLLHLIDEILKIARTEHGTNKLDIQPHSLATVLQEVNNLTYMLAANRNFPLRVVLPDPEIYVLADYRWLRQILVNLVDTAIAQMQFGSICLSSNFSPTNDTLYIWLDVPTHTLTASESIDLIKSMVHSSQVNEDQTTFSPGMNLLVNHTLLEVMGGKLEILPSPIIEETTEELTRLQVSIPPVIPEVGLQ from the coding sequence ATGAATTGGAGCAACTTTATATACTTAGGGGTAGGACTAATACTAGGGTTGGGTGTTCGGGGATTATTTACTCGGTCATTACAAAATTCCTCTAGCTTATCCCCAGTCAAATTGGGAGAGCAACCGCAAGTTTTAGAACTCCAGCAACAGATCAAGCAAACGCAGCTAGCGTACCAAATGGCGCAAGAAATGAGCCTGTTTAAAGCGGGATTTTTGGCGCGGACTACCCATGAATTGCGATCGCCTCTGAATGGTTTAATCGGCTTACATCAGTTAATTTTGGAAGATTTGTGTGAAAATCCCGAAGAAGAGCGAGAATTTATTACTCAAGCTCACGAGAGAGCGCTGAAATTACTACACCTGATTGATGAAATTCTGAAAATCGCCAGAACAGAACACGGTACTAATAAATTAGATATTCAACCCCACTCCCTGGCTACAGTTTTGCAGGAAGTTAATAATTTAACTTATATGTTGGCAGCAAATCGCAATTTTCCTTTGCGTGTTGTGCTTCCCGATCCAGAAATTTATGTTTTGGCAGATTACCGATGGTTACGCCAAATATTGGTAAATTTAGTAGACACTGCCATTGCTCAAATGCAGTTCGGCAGTATCTGTCTTTCCAGTAACTTCTCACCTACAAATGATACTCTTTACATTTGGCTAGATGTGCCTACCCATACTTTAACTGCCAGTGAGTCCATTGATCTGATCAAATCAATGGTTCACAGTTCTCAGGTAAATGAAGATCAAACGACTTTTTCGCCAGGAATGAATCTATTAGTCAACCACACTTTACTAGAAGTGATGGGAGGAAAGCTGGAAATTTTGCCATCTCCAATCATTGAGGAAACAACTGAGGAGTTGACTCGATTACAAGTTTCTATCCCCCCAGTGATTCCTGAAGTTGGACTTCAGTAA
- a CDS encoding GNAT family N-acetyltransferase: protein MNYPQIQFSEHRQCEIDLDKLQELFNLAAFWAKGRSIEELGIAIANSDPVISICDGDRLIGFARATSDGIYRATIWDVVIHPEYRGTGLGRKLVETVLTHPRVSRVERVYLMTTHQQEFYEKIGFQSNVSTTMVLNNQSHIENLPVTEVQLQESLGG from the coding sequence ATGAACTATCCTCAAATTCAATTTAGCGAACATCGCCAGTGTGAAATAGACCTTGACAAACTCCAAGAACTATTCAATCTTGCAGCTTTTTGGGCAAAAGGACGTAGTATTGAGGAATTAGGTATAGCGATCGCTAATAGTGATCCAGTAATTAGCATTTGCGATGGAGACCGACTAATTGGTTTTGCCAGAGCCACTTCTGATGGTATCTATCGCGCTACGATCTGGGATGTCGTGATTCACCCAGAGTATCGCGGTACAGGTTTGGGGCGCAAGTTAGTCGAAACCGTTTTAACTCATCCCCGCGTCAGTCGGGTTGAGCGGGTATACTTGATGACTACTCATCAGCAGGAGTTTTATGAAAAAATTGGTTTCCAGTCCAATGTCAGCACAACAATGGTACTAAATAACCAATCTCACATTGAAAACCTTCCTGTTACTGAAGTCCAACTTCAGGAATCACTGGGGGGATAG
- the secF gene encoding protein translocase subunit SecF: MKLSINKSRSLWWTISSAIILISIISMVISWQNPQIGAPLRPGLDFIGGTRLQFERDCTELGNCDQPIDINTVREVAQAQGLGDSSIQIVGENGISIRSKDLDVDQRTNLQTALTEKIGTFDPQKNQIDTVGPTLGAELFRSGIIALIVSFAGIIIYLTFRFQLDYALFAIVALFHDVLVTLGVFSIFGLVLGTEVDSLFIVSLLTIIGFSVNDTVVIYDRIRETIKVNPERPIADIVDDAVNQTLGRSINTSLTTMLPLFAIYFLGGETLKNFALALIIGFTAGAYSSLFIASTLLAWWRERTGKSPVLVSTEAVDTSASSQDG, from the coding sequence ATGAAACTGAGTATTAACAAATCGCGATCGCTATGGTGGACTATTTCTAGTGCCATTATTCTCATTAGTATCATCTCAATGGTGATTTCGTGGCAAAACCCCCAAATTGGCGCACCCCTACGCCCCGGTTTGGATTTCATTGGTGGTACGCGATTACAGTTTGAACGTGATTGTACAGAACTAGGTAACTGCGACCAACCAATAGACATAAACACAGTCCGGGAAGTAGCGCAAGCGCAAGGTTTAGGCGATAGCAGCATCCAAATAGTTGGTGAGAATGGCATCTCAATTCGCAGTAAGGACTTAGATGTTGATCAGCGCACCAATTTACAAACTGCTTTAACCGAAAAAATTGGCACTTTTGACCCGCAAAAAAACCAAATTGATACTGTTGGCCCTACCCTGGGAGCAGAATTATTTAGGTCTGGGATTATCGCCCTGATTGTTTCCTTTGCGGGCATTATTATTTACTTAACCTTCCGCTTCCAGTTAGACTATGCCTTATTTGCCATTGTGGCGCTGTTCCACGATGTCTTGGTGACTTTAGGCGTTTTCTCAATTTTCGGGTTAGTGCTAGGCACAGAAGTGGATAGTCTGTTCATTGTTTCCCTGCTGACAATTATCGGTTTCTCCGTCAATGATACAGTGGTGATTTATGATCGCATTCGGGAAACTATTAAAGTCAATCCTGAGCGCCCAATTGCTGACATTGTGGATGATGCTGTCAACCAAACATTAGGAAGGTCGATCAACACCAGCCTGACCACGATGCTGCCATTGTTTGCTATCTATTTCCTTGGTGGCGAAACTCTCAAAAACTTTGCTTTAGCTCTAATTATTGGCTTTACTGCGGGCGCTTATTCCAGTCTTTTTATCGCCAGTACCCTCCTAGCTTGGTGGCGAGAACGCACCGGAAAATCTCCAGTCTTAGTAAGTACTGAGGCAGTTGATACATCTGCTAGTTCCCAGGATGGTTAA
- the secD gene encoding protein translocase subunit SecD, which yields MQRQRSLLALIFVLLIAAIAVIVTIPVSLGLDLRGGSQLTIQVKPAPGMREITERDLEGVQKVLEGRVNGLGVSEPVIQTVGADKILVQLPGVNDPEQAERVLGGTAQLEFKQQKPGTETQLFAFQASRAELRAKQEELRSSDDEALIIKNQEELQQNNQAIAELFESTDPPLDGKYLQDAYGEPTQNSSNWNVAIRFDQKGGELFANLTKNLAGTGRSIGVFLDNELISAPVVGIEFAATGITGGAAVITGRFTLQEANDLGVQLRGGALPLPVEIVERRTVGATLGRDSIQSSIYAGVGGLILVLIFMVVYYRLPGLIADVSLVIYSLLTWASFALLGVTLTLPGIAGFILSIGMAVDANVLIFERTREELRAGKSLYRSVESGFFRAFSSILDSNVTTWIACAALFWFGSGLVRGFALTLALGVAVSMFTAITSSRSLMFLAVTNAAVKNKRELFCPNLPALNKAEVAK from the coding sequence ATGCAAAGACAGCGATCGCTATTAGCTTTAATTTTTGTGTTGCTCATTGCCGCTATTGCGGTGATAGTAACAATTCCAGTCTCCTTGGGGTTAGACTTACGGGGAGGTTCACAGTTAACCATTCAGGTGAAACCAGCACCAGGAATGAGAGAAATTACTGAACGAGATTTAGAAGGCGTTCAGAAAGTTTTGGAAGGTCGAGTTAATGGCCTGGGGGTTTCTGAGCCAGTAATTCAAACTGTGGGTGCAGATAAAATCCTGGTACAGTTACCAGGGGTGAATGATCCAGAGCAAGCAGAACGTGTGCTAGGTGGCACTGCACAGCTAGAATTTAAACAACAAAAGCCGGGTACAGAAACTCAACTTTTTGCTTTTCAAGCATCACGAGCCGAGTTGAGAGCCAAGCAAGAAGAATTACGCAGCAGCGATGATGAAGCTTTAATTATTAAAAATCAAGAAGAATTACAACAAAATAATCAAGCGATCGCCGAATTGTTTGAAAGTACAGATCCACCACTGGATGGTAAATATCTCCAGGATGCCTACGGTGAACCGACTCAAAATAGTAGTAACTGGAACGTTGCTATTCGCTTTGATCAAAAAGGTGGTGAATTGTTTGCCAATCTCACCAAAAACCTCGCAGGGACTGGGCGGAGCATTGGTGTATTTTTAGATAATGAACTAATCAGCGCTCCTGTAGTAGGGATAGAATTTGCCGCCACAGGAATTACTGGCGGTGCCGCCGTGATTACAGGTAGATTTACCCTACAAGAAGCCAACGACTTGGGTGTGCAGTTACGTGGCGGTGCGTTACCCTTACCAGTGGAAATTGTCGAAAGACGGACAGTGGGCGCTACTTTGGGTAGAGACAGTATTCAAAGCAGCATTTATGCTGGTGTTGGCGGTCTGATTTTAGTATTAATATTTATGGTGGTGTACTATCGCCTACCAGGATTGATTGCGGATGTGTCTTTAGTCATTTACTCTCTCCTGACTTGGGCGAGTTTTGCCTTATTAGGGGTGACATTAACTCTGCCCGGAATCGCTGGTTTTATCCTCAGTATTGGCATGGCAGTTGATGCTAATGTGCTAATCTTTGAGCGCACGCGGGAAGAATTGCGCGCCGGAAAATCTCTGTATCGTTCTGTAGAATCTGGTTTTTTCCGGGCATTTTCAAGTATTTTAGACAGTAACGTCACTACATGGATTGCTTGTGCCGCTCTGTTTTGGTTTGGTTCTGGATTAGTTCGAGGCTTTGCCCTCACCTTAGCTTTAGGTGTCGCAGTGAGTATGTTTACAGCAATTACTTCTAGCCGCTCACTGATGTTTTTAGCAGTGACCAATGCTGCTGTCAAAAATAAGCGCGAACTTTTCTGTCCGAACCTGCCAGCATTAAATAAGGCAGAGGTGGCTAAATGA
- a CDS encoding alpha-ketoacid dehydrogenase subunit beta, which yields MAETLFFNALREAIDEEMARDATVFVLGEDVGHYGGSYKVTKDLYKKYGELRVLDTPIAENSFTGMAVGAAMTGLRPIIEGMNMGFLLLAFNQISNNAGMLRYTSGGNFKIPMVIRGPGGVGRQLGAEHSQRLEAYFQAVPGLKIVTCSTPYNAKGLLKSAIRDDNPVLFFEHVLLYNLKEDLPEEEYFLPLDKAEVVRQGKDVTILTYSRMRHHVLQAVKTLEKQGFDPEVIDLISLKPLDFDTIGASIRKTHRVIIVEECMRTGGIGAELTASINDRLFDELDAPVLRLSSQDIPTPYNGNLERLTIVQPEQIVEAVEKMVAMRV from the coding sequence ATGGCAGAAACACTATTTTTTAACGCTCTGCGGGAAGCCATTGATGAAGAAATGGCGCGTGATGCAACTGTATTCGTTCTGGGTGAAGATGTAGGACACTATGGCGGTTCCTACAAAGTTACTAAAGACTTATACAAAAAGTATGGCGAACTCCGAGTTCTTGATACCCCCATTGCCGAAAACAGTTTTACTGGAATGGCTGTGGGTGCAGCCATGACTGGGTTACGACCGATAATTGAAGGCATGAATATGGGCTTTTTGCTCTTAGCCTTTAACCAAATATCCAATAACGCGGGAATGCTACGCTACACTTCCGGCGGTAACTTTAAAATTCCGATGGTGATTCGTGGCCCTGGCGGTGTGGGTAGACAGCTAGGTGCAGAACATTCTCAACGTTTAGAAGCATATTTTCAAGCGGTTCCTGGGTTAAAAATTGTTACCTGTTCTACACCCTACAACGCTAAAGGATTACTCAAATCGGCGATTCGTGATGATAACCCGGTGTTGTTCTTTGAACACGTTTTGCTTTACAACTTAAAAGAAGATTTACCAGAAGAAGAATATTTCCTACCTTTGGATAAAGCAGAAGTTGTGCGTCAGGGCAAAGATGTCACAATTCTCACTTACTCACGGATGCGCCATCATGTATTGCAAGCCGTGAAAACTTTAGAAAAACAAGGTTTTGACCCAGAAGTTATTGATTTAATATCACTCAAGCCTTTAGATTTTGATACCATCGGGGCATCCATACGCAAAACCCATCGAGTGATTATTGTGGAAGAGTGTATGAGAACTGGCGGTATTGGTGCAGAATTAACCGCTTCTATTAATGACCGCTTATTTGATGAATTGGATGCGCCAGTGCTGCGACTTTCTTCTCAAGATATCCCCACACCTTACAACGGTAATTTGGAACGGTTAACAATTGTTCAACCAGAACAAATAGTGGAAGCTGTGGAAAAAATGGTAGCTATGCGAGTTTAA
- a CDS encoding CO2 hydration protein, which translates to MVTKSKKPANHPLAEYIERLQKGGALLPDSPDNVLEVVGILKSYGVVLDAYSNNLIYIAEHQFLVFFPFFKYFNGEISFSKLMRHWWHDRINFEYAEYCMKAMMWHGGGGLDQYLDTPEFQERAQAVIQAKFKNNPIIMGLNQLFPDFLTEMLRVSAYYTGLGQFWRVMADMFLSLSDRYDRGEIQTIPQVVDHIKQALVADALKPITYAVKIKDQVYDIIPKSAGLTFLADTAIPYVEAVFFRGTPFHGTVSYNAQAYQIPLDQSRFQYGALYADPLPIGGAGIPPTLLMQDMRHYLPDYLHEIYRRSLRGEDDLRVQICISFQKSMFCVTTATILGLMPYPLDTQDVSEQTANQLYLQKWMTRLETSRLEDVNQN; encoded by the coding sequence ATGGTAACTAAAAGCAAAAAACCTGCTAATCATCCTTTAGCAGAATATATCGAACGCCTCCAAAAAGGAGGTGCATTACTTCCCGATAGTCCAGATAATGTCCTGGAAGTAGTCGGCATACTCAAAAGCTATGGCGTAGTTTTAGATGCTTATTCAAACAATCTTATTTATATTGCTGAACATCAATTTTTAGTATTTTTCCCGTTTTTTAAATACTTTAATGGCGAGATTTCTTTCTCTAAATTAATGCGTCATTGGTGGCATGACAGAATTAATTTTGAATATGCCGAATATTGTATGAAAGCCATGATGTGGCATGGTGGTGGTGGGCTAGATCAATATTTAGATACACCAGAATTTCAAGAAAGAGCGCAAGCAGTTATTCAAGCAAAATTTAAAAATAATCCCATCATCATGGGATTGAACCAACTATTTCCTGACTTTTTAACGGAAATGCTGCGCGTATCGGCTTATTACACTGGTTTAGGTCAATTTTGGCGGGTGATGGCTGATATGTTCCTCAGTTTATCAGACCGCTACGACCGAGGCGAAATTCAAACTATACCTCAAGTTGTAGACCACATTAAACAAGCATTGGTAGCAGATGCTTTAAAGCCTATTACCTACGCTGTCAAAATTAAAGATCAAGTCTATGACATCATTCCCAAATCTGCGGGTTTAACTTTTTTAGCAGATACAGCCATCCCTTATGTCGAAGCGGTATTCTTTCGGGGAACTCCTTTTCATGGCACAGTTTCTTACAATGCCCAAGCATATCAAATCCCCCTAGACCAATCTCGATTTCAATATGGCGCACTATATGCCGATCCTTTGCCTATAGGTGGTGCTGGTATTCCTCCCACTTTGCTGATGCAGGATATGCGTCATTATCTTCCTGATTATTTACATGAAATTTATCGTCGCAGTCTTCGGGGTGAAGATGATTTACGCGTGCAAATTTGTATCAGCTTCCAAAAATCCATGTTTTGTGTAACTACAGCTACGATTTTAGGACTGATGCCTTATCCTCTGGATACTCAAGATGTATCTGAACAAACTGCTAATCAACTCTATTTACAAAAATGGATGACTCGGCTGGAAACTTCGCGGTTAGAGGATGTGAATCAGAATTGA
- a CDS encoding NADH-quinone oxidoreductase subunit M → MLSALILLPLFGAALIGFWPAQMSGKLSRRVALLFAILIFLWTGLLAIKFNPAEANQQFAEFIPWIDSLGLNYNLGIDGLSLPLLVLNGLLTCIAIYSSDESLQRPRFYYSLILLLCAGVTGAFLAQDLLLFFLFYELELIPLYLLIAIWGGTRRSYAATKFMIYTAVSGILILASFLGMVWLSGSSSFALETLDTSTLSLTTQLLLLGGILVGFGIKIPLVPFHTWLPDAHVEASTPISVLLAGVLLKLGTYGLLRFGMNLLPEAWTYLAPWLATWAVISVLFGSSCAIAQTDMKKMVAYSSIGHMGYVLLAAAAATPLSTLGAVMQMISHGLISALLFLLVGVVYKKAGSRDLDVIKGLLNPERGLPVIGSLMVLGVMASAGVPGMVGFISEFIVFRGSYPVFPVQTLISMIGTGLTAVYFLILMDRAFFGRLSAQVTNLPRVFWSDRIPAVILAVLIVIFGIQPAWLARWTEPTITAMLNPQNVVATVSLDKAKSKT, encoded by the coding sequence ATGCTGAGTGCATTAATTTTACTGCCCTTATTTGGTGCAGCTTTAATCGGTTTTTGGCCTGCACAAATGAGTGGGAAACTTTCTCGCAGAGTGGCTTTGCTCTTCGCCATTCTCATTTTCTTGTGGACAGGTTTACTAGCAATAAAATTCAATCCTGCGGAAGCCAATCAACAGTTTGCAGAGTTTATCCCCTGGATAGATTCTTTGGGCTTGAATTATAATTTAGGCATAGATGGTTTATCTTTGCCGTTGCTGGTTTTAAATGGACTGTTAACTTGTATTGCCATTTACAGCAGCGATGAATCGCTTCAACGTCCAAGATTTTATTACTCCTTAATCCTCCTATTATGTGCTGGGGTTACAGGAGCATTTTTGGCACAAGATTTATTATTATTTTTCCTGTTTTATGAACTGGAACTAATACCTTTATATCTGTTAATTGCCATTTGGGGCGGTACAAGACGTAGCTATGCAGCCACAAAATTTATGATTTATACGGCTGTTTCTGGCATCTTAATTTTGGCGAGTTTCCTGGGAATGGTGTGGCTGAGTGGTTCTTCTAGCTTTGCACTAGAAACTTTAGATACCTCAACTTTGTCTTTGACAACTCAGCTGTTACTACTAGGAGGAATTTTAGTTGGTTTTGGCATTAAGATTCCCTTGGTTCCCTTTCACACATGGCTACCAGATGCCCACGTTGAAGCTTCTACACCCATTTCTGTACTCTTGGCGGGAGTGTTATTGAAGTTGGGAACCTATGGCTTACTGCGCTTTGGGATGAACTTGTTACCAGAAGCTTGGACTTATTTAGCGCCTTGGTTAGCAACTTGGGCTGTCATCAGTGTACTATTTGGCTCATCCTGTGCGATCGCGCAAACAGATATGAAAAAAATGGTAGCCTACAGTTCAATTGGACATATGGGCTACGTACTCCTAGCGGCGGCGGCGGCTACACCTTTAAGCACCTTGGGCGCTGTCATGCAAATGATTAGCCACGGTTTGATTTCTGCACTGCTGTTTTTGCTAGTAGGGGTTGTTTACAAAAAAGCTGGTAGTCGTGATTTAGATGTAATTAAAGGACTACTGAACCCAGAACGAGGTTTACCCGTAATTGGTAGTTTAATGGTTTTAGGAGTCATGGCCAGCGCTGGTGTACCAGGAATGGTCGGCTTTATTTCCGAATTTATCGTTTTTCGGGGTAGTTATCCAGTTTTTCCCGTGCAAACCCTGATATCTATGATTGGTACAGGATTAACGGCGGTTTACTTCTTAATTCTCATGGATCGTGCCTTTTTTGGGCGATTATCGGCACAAGTCACCAACTTACCGCGCGTATTTTGGAGCGATCGCATACCTGCCGTAATTTTAGCAGTCCTAATTGTTATTTTCGGCATCCAGCCCGCTTGGTTAGCGCGATGGACTGAACCTACCATCACAGCAATGCTTAATCCCCAAAATGTAGTAGCTACCGTGTCTTTAGATAAAGCAAAAAGCAAAACTTAA